In Eubalaena glacialis isolate mEubGla1 chromosome 3, mEubGla1.1.hap2.+ XY, whole genome shotgun sequence, the following are encoded in one genomic region:
- the SEMA6C gene encoding semaphorin-6C isoform X2, whose translation MPRAPRFMPLLLLLLLLSLPHTQAAFPQDPLPLLTSDLQGISPLSWFRGLEDDAVVAELGLDFQRFLTLNRTLLVAARDHVFSFDLQAQEEGEGLVPNKYLTWRSQDMENCAVRGKLTDECYNYIRVLVPWDSQTLLACGTNSFSPVCRSYGITSLQQEGEELSGQARCPFDATQSNVAVFAEGSLYSATAADFQASDAVVYRSLGPQPPLRSAKYDSKWLREPHFVHALEHGDHVYFFFREVSVEDARLGRVQFSRVARVCKRDMGGSPRALDRHWTSFLKLRLNCSVPGDSTFYFDVLQALTGPVNLYGRSALFGVFTTQTNSIPGSAVCAFYLDDIERGFEGKFKEQRSLDGAWTPVSEDRVPSPRPGSCAGVGVAALFPSSRDLPDDVLTFIKAHPLLDPAVPPATHQPLLTLTSRALLTQVAVDGMAGPYSNTTVLFLGSNDGTVLKVLPPWGQSGGPEPILLEEIDAYSPSRCSGKRAAQTARRVIGLELDTEGHRLFVAFSGCIIYLPLSRCARHGACRRSCLASQDPYCGWDSSRGCVDIRGPGGIDVHPAGNQESMEHDDCQDGATGSQSGTGDSAYVLLSPGPSPETPSPPSDAHPRPQSSTLGAHTQGVRRDLPPDSVSRSVPIPLLLACVAAAFALGASVSGLLVSCACRRAHRRRSKDIETAGLPRPLSLRSLARLHGAGPEPQPTSKDGEGAQTPQLYTTFLPPPEGVPPPELACLPTPESTPELPVKHLRHAGCPWEWNQNGNNAKEGRGRARGGNTAGGPAPRVLVRPPPPGCPGQAVEVTTLEELLRYLHGPQPPRKEAEPPAAAPFTSRALPPEPAPAPAPTLFAGPSLLPRDCATPRRLDVPPEGKRPAPATRPAVSAPAPRLGVGGSRRLPFSTHRAPPALLTRVPSGGPSRYSGGAGRHLLYLGRPEGHRGRALKRVDVEKPQVPLKPPLVGPSSQPAVPSGNHFNF comes from the exons GGATCACGTTTTCTCCTTCGATCTTCAAGCCCAAGAAGAAGGGGAGGGGCTAGTGCCCAACAAG TATCTAACATGGAGGAGTCAAGACATGGAGAACTGTGCCGTGCGGGGGAAGCTGACG GACGAGTGCTACAACTACATTCGTGTTCTCGTTCCCTGGGACTCCCAGACACTCCTTGCCTGTGGAACGAACTCATTCAGCCCCGTGTGCCGCAGCTATGGG ATAACTTCGCTGCAGCAGGAGGGTGAGGAGCTGAGTGGGCAGGCTCGATGCCCCTTTGATGCCACCCAGTCCAACGTGGCCGTCTTTGCAG AGGGCAGCCTGTATTCAGCCACAGCCGCGGATTTCCAGGCCAGTGACGCTGTGGTTTACAGAAGCCTTGGGCCTCAGCCCCCACTCCGCTCCGCCAAGTACGACTCCAAGTGGCTCCGAG AGCCACACTTTGTCCACGCTTTGGAGCATGGAGACCATGTCTACTTCTTCTTCCGAGAAGTCTCTGTGGAGGACGCCCGGCTGGGGAGG GTACAGTTCTCCCGTGTGGCCCGTGTGTGTAAGCGTGACATGGGCGGCTCACCTCGGGCCTTGGACCGCCACTGGACATCCTTCCTGAAGCTGCGGCTCAACTGCTCTGTCCCTGGGGACTCTACCTTCTATTTTGACGTCTTACAGGCCTTGACAGGGCCTGTGAACTTGTATGGCCGCTCTGCTCTCTTTGGGGTCTTCACCACCCAGACCAATAG CATCCCCGGCTCTGCGGTCTGTGCCTTCTACCTGGATGATATTGAGCGTGGGTTTGAGGGAAAGTTCAAGGAGCAGAGGAGTCTGGATGGGGCCTGGACCCCTGTGTCTGAGGACAGGGTCCCCTCCCCCAG GCCAGGATCCTGTGCAGGAGTAGGTGTAGCTGCATTGTTCCCCTCTTCTCGAGACCTCCCTGATGATGTCCTGACCTTCATCAAGGCTCACCCACTCCTGGACCCTGCCGTGCCGCCTGCCACCCATCAGCCTCTGCTCACCCTCACCAGCAG GGCCCTACTGACCCAGGTAGCTGTGGATGGCATGGCTGGTCCCTACAGTAATACCACAGTCCTGTTCCTTGGCTCCAACGATGGGACAGTGCTGAAGGTGCTGCCCCCATGGGGGCAATCTGGGGGCCCTGAGCCCATTCTGTTGGAAGAGATCGATGCCTACAGCCCCTCCCG GTGCAGTGGGAAGCGGGCAGCCCAAACAGCACGGCGGGTCATAGGGCTGGAGCTGGACACTGAAGGTCACAGGCTCTTTGTGGCTTTTTCTGGCTGTATCATCTACCTCCCTCTCAGTCGATGTGCCCGGCATGGGGCCTGTCGGAG GAGCTGTCTGGCTTCTCAGGACCCATACTGTGGATGGGATAGCTCCAGAGGCTGTGTGGATATCAGGGGACCTGGTGG GATTGATGTGCATCCAGCTGGGAACCAGGAATCCATGGAGCATGATGACTGCCAAG ATGGAGCTACTGGGAGTCAGTCTGGCACAGGGGATTCTGCTTATG TGCTTCTGAGTCCTGGCCCTTCCCCTGAGACCCCAAGCCCCCCCAGTGATGCCCACCCCCGGCCCCAGTCTTCCACTCTTGGAGCTCACACTCAGG GCGTGCGACGGGACCTCCCGCCAGACTCAGTCTCCCGCTCCGTCCCCATCCCACTCCTCCTGGCCTGTGTGGCCGCAGCCTTCGCCCTGGGCGCCTCGGTCTCTGGCCTCCTGGTCTCCTGCGCTTGTCGCCGCGCCCACAGACGTCGGAGCAAGGATATCGAGACTGCGGGGCTCCCGCGCCCTCTCTCCCTTCGCAGCTTGGCCCGTCTGCACGGGGCGGGCCCAGAGCCGCAGCCAACGTCCAAGGACGGAGAGGGGGCACAGACACCCCAGCTTTACACCACCTTCCTGCCTCCTCCCGAGGGCGTACCCCCGCCGGAGCTGGCCTGCCTGCCCACCCCGGAGTCCACGCCGGAGCTGCCGGTCAAGCACCTCCGCCACGCCGGGTGTCCCTGGGAGTGGAACCAGAACGGGAACAACGCCAAGGAGGGCCGGGGCCGCGCCCGGGGCGGCAACACGGCGGGCGGCCCCGCGCCGCGCGTGCTGGTGAGGCCGCCGCCGCCCGGCTGTCCCGGGCAAGCCGTGGAAGTCACCACCCTCGAGGAACTGCTGCGCTACCTGCACGGCCCGCAGCCGCCCAGGAAGGAGGCCGAGCCCCCGGCCGCCGCCCCTTTCACCTCGCGGGCGCTGCCGCCCgagcccgcccccgcccccgcccccaccctctTTGCCGGCCCCAGCCTGCTACCCCGGGACTGTGCCACGCCTCGGAGGCTGGACGTGCCCCCGGAGGGCAAGCGCCCGGCCCCCGCCACCCGGCCTGCTGTCTCCGCCCCAGCTCCCCGGCTCGGGGTGGGCGGCAGCCGGAGGTTGCCCTTCTCCACGCACCGTGCACCCCCCGCGCTGCTCACCCGAGTCCCCTCGGGAGGCCCCTCCAGGTACTCCGGGGGTGCCGGGAGACACCTCCTGTACCTGGGCCGGCCTGAGGGGCACCGGGGCCGCGCCCTAAAGAGGGTGGACGTCGAGAAGCCCCAGGTGCCCCTGAAGCCTCCCCTTGTCGGGCCTTCCTCGCAGCCGGCCGTCCCTAGTGGCAaccattttaacttttaa
- the SEMA6C gene encoding semaphorin-6C isoform X1, with protein sequence MPRAPRFMPLLLLLLLLSLPHTQAAFPQDPLPLLTSDLQGISPLSWFRGLEDDAVVAELGLDFQRFLTLNRTLLVAARDHVFSFDLQAQEEGEGLVPNKYLTWRSQDMENCAVRGKLTDECYNYIRVLVPWDSQTLLACGTNSFSPVCRSYGITSLQQEGEELSGQARCPFDATQSNVAVFAEGSLYSATAADFQASDAVVYRSLGPQPPLRSAKYDSKWLREPHFVHALEHGDHVYFFFREVSVEDARLGRVQFSRVARVCKRDMGGSPRALDRHWTSFLKLRLNCSVPGDSTFYFDVLQALTGPVNLYGRSALFGVFTTQTNSIPGSAVCAFYLDDIERGFEGKFKEQRSLDGAWTPVSEDRVPSPRPGSCAGVGVAALFPSSRDLPDDVLTFIKAHPLLDPAVPPATHQPLLTLTSRALLTQVAVDGMAGPYSNTTVLFLGSNDGTVLKVLPPWGQSGGPEPILLEEIDAYSPSRCSGKRAAQTARRVIGLELDTEGHRLFVAFSGCIIYLPLSRCARHGACRRSCLASQDPYCGWDSSRGCVDIRGPGGIDVHPAGNQESMEHDDCQDGATGSQSGTGDSAYGVRRDLPPDSVSRSVPIPLLLACVAAAFALGASVSGLLVSCACRRAHRRRSKDIETAGLPRPLSLRSLARLHGAGPEPQPTSKDGEGAQTPQLYTTFLPPPEGVPPPELACLPTPESTPELPVKHLRHAGCPWEWNQNGNNAKEGRGRARGGNTAGGPAPRVLVRPPPPGCPGQAVEVTTLEELLRYLHGPQPPRKEAEPPAAAPFTSRALPPEPAPAPAPTLFAGPSLLPRDCATPRRLDVPPEGKRPAPATRPAVSAPAPRLGVGGSRRLPFSTHRAPPALLTRVPSGGPSRYSGGAGRHLLYLGRPEGHRGRALKRVDVEKPQVPLKPPLVGPSSQPAVPSGNHFNF encoded by the exons GGATCACGTTTTCTCCTTCGATCTTCAAGCCCAAGAAGAAGGGGAGGGGCTAGTGCCCAACAAG TATCTAACATGGAGGAGTCAAGACATGGAGAACTGTGCCGTGCGGGGGAAGCTGACG GACGAGTGCTACAACTACATTCGTGTTCTCGTTCCCTGGGACTCCCAGACACTCCTTGCCTGTGGAACGAACTCATTCAGCCCCGTGTGCCGCAGCTATGGG ATAACTTCGCTGCAGCAGGAGGGTGAGGAGCTGAGTGGGCAGGCTCGATGCCCCTTTGATGCCACCCAGTCCAACGTGGCCGTCTTTGCAG AGGGCAGCCTGTATTCAGCCACAGCCGCGGATTTCCAGGCCAGTGACGCTGTGGTTTACAGAAGCCTTGGGCCTCAGCCCCCACTCCGCTCCGCCAAGTACGACTCCAAGTGGCTCCGAG AGCCACACTTTGTCCACGCTTTGGAGCATGGAGACCATGTCTACTTCTTCTTCCGAGAAGTCTCTGTGGAGGACGCCCGGCTGGGGAGG GTACAGTTCTCCCGTGTGGCCCGTGTGTGTAAGCGTGACATGGGCGGCTCACCTCGGGCCTTGGACCGCCACTGGACATCCTTCCTGAAGCTGCGGCTCAACTGCTCTGTCCCTGGGGACTCTACCTTCTATTTTGACGTCTTACAGGCCTTGACAGGGCCTGTGAACTTGTATGGCCGCTCTGCTCTCTTTGGGGTCTTCACCACCCAGACCAATAG CATCCCCGGCTCTGCGGTCTGTGCCTTCTACCTGGATGATATTGAGCGTGGGTTTGAGGGAAAGTTCAAGGAGCAGAGGAGTCTGGATGGGGCCTGGACCCCTGTGTCTGAGGACAGGGTCCCCTCCCCCAG GCCAGGATCCTGTGCAGGAGTAGGTGTAGCTGCATTGTTCCCCTCTTCTCGAGACCTCCCTGATGATGTCCTGACCTTCATCAAGGCTCACCCACTCCTGGACCCTGCCGTGCCGCCTGCCACCCATCAGCCTCTGCTCACCCTCACCAGCAG GGCCCTACTGACCCAGGTAGCTGTGGATGGCATGGCTGGTCCCTACAGTAATACCACAGTCCTGTTCCTTGGCTCCAACGATGGGACAGTGCTGAAGGTGCTGCCCCCATGGGGGCAATCTGGGGGCCCTGAGCCCATTCTGTTGGAAGAGATCGATGCCTACAGCCCCTCCCG GTGCAGTGGGAAGCGGGCAGCCCAAACAGCACGGCGGGTCATAGGGCTGGAGCTGGACACTGAAGGTCACAGGCTCTTTGTGGCTTTTTCTGGCTGTATCATCTACCTCCCTCTCAGTCGATGTGCCCGGCATGGGGCCTGTCGGAG GAGCTGTCTGGCTTCTCAGGACCCATACTGTGGATGGGATAGCTCCAGAGGCTGTGTGGATATCAGGGGACCTGGTGG GATTGATGTGCATCCAGCTGGGAACCAGGAATCCATGGAGCATGATGACTGCCAAG ATGGAGCTACTGGGAGTCAGTCTGGCACAGGGGATTCTGCTTATG GCGTGCGACGGGACCTCCCGCCAGACTCAGTCTCCCGCTCCGTCCCCATCCCACTCCTCCTGGCCTGTGTGGCCGCAGCCTTCGCCCTGGGCGCCTCGGTCTCTGGCCTCCTGGTCTCCTGCGCTTGTCGCCGCGCCCACAGACGTCGGAGCAAGGATATCGAGACTGCGGGGCTCCCGCGCCCTCTCTCCCTTCGCAGCTTGGCCCGTCTGCACGGGGCGGGCCCAGAGCCGCAGCCAACGTCCAAGGACGGAGAGGGGGCACAGACACCCCAGCTTTACACCACCTTCCTGCCTCCTCCCGAGGGCGTACCCCCGCCGGAGCTGGCCTGCCTGCCCACCCCGGAGTCCACGCCGGAGCTGCCGGTCAAGCACCTCCGCCACGCCGGGTGTCCCTGGGAGTGGAACCAGAACGGGAACAACGCCAAGGAGGGCCGGGGCCGCGCCCGGGGCGGCAACACGGCGGGCGGCCCCGCGCCGCGCGTGCTGGTGAGGCCGCCGCCGCCCGGCTGTCCCGGGCAAGCCGTGGAAGTCACCACCCTCGAGGAACTGCTGCGCTACCTGCACGGCCCGCAGCCGCCCAGGAAGGAGGCCGAGCCCCCGGCCGCCGCCCCTTTCACCTCGCGGGCGCTGCCGCCCgagcccgcccccgcccccgcccccaccctctTTGCCGGCCCCAGCCTGCTACCCCGGGACTGTGCCACGCCTCGGAGGCTGGACGTGCCCCCGGAGGGCAAGCGCCCGGCCCCCGCCACCCGGCCTGCTGTCTCCGCCCCAGCTCCCCGGCTCGGGGTGGGCGGCAGCCGGAGGTTGCCCTTCTCCACGCACCGTGCACCCCCCGCGCTGCTCACCCGAGTCCCCTCGGGAGGCCCCTCCAGGTACTCCGGGGGTGCCGGGAGACACCTCCTGTACCTGGGCCGGCCTGAGGGGCACCGGGGCCGCGCCCTAAAGAGGGTGGACGTCGAGAAGCCCCAGGTGCCCCTGAAGCCTCCCCTTGTCGGGCCTTCCTCGCAGCCGGCCGTCCCTAGTGGCAaccattttaacttttaa